The following proteins are co-located in the Tetrapisispora phaffii CBS 4417 chromosome 4, complete genome genome:
- the RPL27B gene encoding 60S ribosomal protein eL27 (similar to Saccharomyces cerevisiae RPL27B (YDR471W) and RPL27A (YHR010W); ancestral locus Anc_5.597) — MAKFLKAGKVAVVVRGRYAGKKVVIVKPHDEGSKSHPFGHALVAGIERYPLKVTKKHTAKKIAKRTKIKPFIKVINYNHLLPTRYSLDVESFKSVVSTETFEEPTQREEAKKVIKKAFEERHQAGKNQWFFSKLRF; from the exons AAGCTGGTAAAGTTG CTGTCGTTGTCCGTGGTCGTTACGCTGGTAAGAAGGTCGTTATCGTCAAACCACACGATGAAGGTTCCAAATCTCACCCATTCGGTCACGCTTTAGTTGCTGGTATTGAAAGATACCCATTAAAGGTTACCAAGAAGCACACTGCTAAGAAGATTGCTAAGAGAACCAAGATCAAGCCATTTATCAAGGTTATCAACTACAACCATCTATTACCAACCAGATACAGCTTAGATGTCGAATCTTTCAAGTCTGTTGTTTCTACCGAAACTTTCGAAGAACCAACTCAAAGAGAAGAAGCTAAGAAGGTTATCAAGAAGGCTTTCGAAGAAAGACACCAAGCTGGTAAGAACCAATGGTTCTTCTCCAAGTTGAGATTCTAA